From Virgibacillus natechei, the proteins below share one genomic window:
- a CDS encoding winged helix-turn-helix transcriptional regulator, whose protein sequence is MAETLRDSIRKRLENGDYHCAKEFTLSMFSGKWKVVILYHLGVDGATRYSDLERLFTDISHKTLSNQLKELRKDGLIARKVYPVSPPQVEYYITELGFTLLPIIEMMYEWGRTRIDQLKAESEPKDK, encoded by the coding sequence ATGGCTGAAACGCTTAGGGATAGTATCAGAAAACGTCTAGAAAATGGGGATTACCATTGTGCTAAAGAGTTTACACTGTCAATGTTCAGCGGCAAATGGAAAGTGGTTATTTTATATCATTTAGGGGTCGATGGCGCTACTAGATATAGTGATTTAGAACGTCTATTTACAGATATATCCCATAAAACTTTATCAAACCAACTAAAAGAACTGAGGAAAGATGGGTTAATTGCTCGGAAAGTGTATCCTGTTTCTCCACCACAAGTTGAATATTATATAACAGAATTGGGCTTTACTCTCCTACCTATTATAGAAATGATGTATGAATGGGGAAGAACTAGAATCGATCAACTGAAAGCTGAAAGTGAACCAAAAGATAAGTAG
- a CDS encoding indolepyruvate ferredoxin oxidoreductase subunit alpha: MAFVILDPCGPEKSAECVSVCPVDCIEEGADQFYIDPDVCIDCGACKAVCPVDAIEEEYDLSPDQEVFLDKAEEFFANR; this comes from the coding sequence ATGGCTTTTGTGATTTTGGATCCATGTGGCCCAGAGAAGTCAGCTGAGTGTGTAAGTGTATGCCCGGTTGACTGTATCGAAGAGGGAGCAGACCAGTTCTACATAGACCCAGATGTATGTATAGATTGCGGGGCATGTAAAGCGGTTTGTCCGGTCGATGCAATTGAAGAAGAATATGATTTGTCACCTGATCAGGAAGTGTTCCTGGATAAGGCTGAGGAGTTTTTTGCAAATAGATAG
- a CDS encoding TetR/AcrR family transcriptional regulator, translating into MSKQIIKQAAINQFHRYGYEGVKMAQVATEAGMRKQSIYYHYPTKRDLFTELYDEVIEEEIKFIQAYFKDQPDVTSKELLYRFLKEIKRRTSENTTVDFLHLMSYSPPMEIDTFVASRYLTNFNVFKNEVRKVFEKEAFTSGAEECTLGYVTLFDGLIVHLFYNTGQSYEHSLDASFEIFWKGISCTE; encoded by the coding sequence ATGTCCAAACAAATAATTAAGCAAGCAGCAATCAATCAGTTCCACAGATATGGGTATGAAGGTGTCAAAATGGCTCAGGTTGCCACAGAGGCAGGTATGAGAAAACAGTCAATCTACTACCATTATCCAACCAAAAGAGACTTGTTTACTGAACTCTACGACGAAGTGATTGAAGAAGAAATTAAATTTATACAAGCATATTTTAAAGATCAACCGGATGTTACTTCCAAGGAGTTGCTTTATCGTTTCTTAAAGGAAATAAAAAGACGGACAAGTGAAAATACCACTGTCGATTTTCTACATTTAATGTCGTATTCACCGCCTATGGAAATCGACACATTTGTGGCTTCCCGGTATTTGACCAACTTCAATGTATTTAAGAACGAAGTGAGAAAAGTGTTTGAAAAAGAAGCATTCACTTCAGGGGCAGAAGAATGTACCCTTGGTTATGTCACGCTTTTTGATGGTTTGATTGTTCATCTTTTTTATAATACTGGCCAATCTTATGAACACTCACTAGATGCTTCATTTGAAATATTTTGGAAAGGTATTAGTTGTACAGAATAG
- a CDS encoding DUF2188 domain-containing protein produces MKTYSVAPNADVSGWFVKLEDVAPEEEYLSKDAAISAAEEMAKKKSPSKVQILDKDHMIIEEKQY; encoded by the coding sequence ATGAAAACATATAGTGTAGCACCAAATGCTGATGTTTCAGGCTGGTTTGTTAAATTAGAAGATGTTGCACCAGAAGAGGAATATTTATCCAAAGATGCTGCCATCTCAGCAGCAGAAGAAATGGCCAAGAAAAAAAGCCCCAGTAAAGTACAAATATTGGACAAGGATCATATGATAATAGAAGAAAAACAATATTAG
- a CDS encoding AEC family transporter produces the protein MSLFFNVILPIIAVFTAGFILQRVRVMDVKSVSTITLYILTPALVFTSLYDAEFDKGYMIIVIYMLVLFFFMVVINKILARLFKWGPSIESAAILSTGFMNSGNYGLPVVLFSLGNAALPYAVFIMIVQSLMNNFFGIYYASRSTSGIKRAFKNVLKMPTTYAALLAFIFQYFSLGPLPDSIHSTLAMVGDAAIPVMMIMLGMQLASITSINLNWQVITSSVILKMAVSPVIGFGFVYLLGLDPLIGSVIIIISAMPTAATTTMYAIEFDTEPELVSSITLVATLVSIVSITILLNIV, from the coding sequence ATGAGTTTGTTTTTTAATGTAATTTTACCAATCATTGCTGTATTTACGGCAGGGTTTATTTTGCAGCGAGTCCGAGTAATGGATGTAAAATCGGTTTCAACTATAACATTATATATTTTGACTCCTGCACTTGTATTTACTTCTCTATATGACGCTGAATTTGATAAGGGTTATATGATTATTGTTATTTATATGCTTGTTTTATTTTTCTTCATGGTAGTGATCAATAAAATTCTTGCTCGACTATTCAAGTGGGGGCCTTCCATTGAGAGTGCAGCGATTCTATCAACAGGTTTTATGAATTCAGGAAATTACGGACTACCTGTTGTGCTGTTCAGTTTGGGGAATGCGGCGTTACCTTATGCAGTATTTATTATGATTGTGCAATCATTAATGAATAATTTTTTCGGAATATATTACGCTTCACGCAGCACAAGTGGAATCAAGCGTGCCTTTAAAAATGTGTTAAAAATGCCTACTACCTATGCAGCGCTCCTGGCATTTATTTTTCAGTATTTTTCACTCGGACCACTGCCTGACTCGATTCATTCCACATTAGCAATGGTCGGGGATGCAGCAATCCCAGTAATGATGATCATGCTTGGAATGCAACTCGCATCGATTACATCCATCAATCTAAATTGGCAGGTCATCACATCTTCTGTAATATTGAAAATGGCAGTGTCTCCGGTGATCGGATTTGGATTTGTTTATTTATTGGGCTTGGATCCATTAATTGGGTCGGTTATAATCATTATTTCTGCAATGCCTACTGCAGCAACAACGACCATGTATGCCATTGAATTTGATACAGAACCAGAACTGGTCTCCAGTATTACATTGGTCGCAACACTTGTTAGTATTGTCTCAATTACGATCTTATTGAATATCGTATAA
- the speG gene encoding spermidine N1-acetyltransferase has product MDEAVGLRTLEKDDLEFLHTLYNNGEVMSYWFEEPYKSLAELQDSYDKNMSNPHERRFILKKGEEKLGLVELASIDYVHRKAEFTIMIDPVQQGNGYAITATQLAMNYAFSNLNLHKLYLVVDQINEKAIHIYRKAGFEVEAELKDEFFVKGAYHNAVIMSIFQDDFYKA; this is encoded by the coding sequence ATGGATGAAGCAGTTGGACTTCGAACGTTGGAAAAGGATGACTTAGAATTCTTGCATACGTTATATAATAATGGTGAGGTTATGTCTTACTGGTTTGAGGAACCTTATAAATCATTAGCAGAGTTGCAAGATTCGTACGATAAAAATATGTCCAATCCACATGAGAGACGATTTATTTTGAAAAAAGGGGAGGAAAAGCTCGGCTTGGTAGAGTTGGCTTCGATTGATTATGTTCATCGAAAAGCAGAATTTACAATTATGATCGATCCAGTTCAGCAAGGGAATGGGTATGCGATTACAGCTACCCAGCTGGCAATGAACTATGCTTTTTCAAACTTAAATTTACATAAGCTTTATTTGGTTGTCGATCAAATAAATGAAAAGGCTATTCATATTTATAGAAAGGCTGGATTTGAGGTGGAAGCCGAATTAAAGGATGAGTTTTTTGTGAAAGGTGCTTATCATAATGCGGTTATCATGTCTATTTTTCAGGACGATTTTTATAAAGCATAA
- a CDS encoding CvfB family protein — MTHLPLGTIQTMTVLRKIDTGYVLKKGMEEALLHHNETEHELEVDQDVDVFLYNDKKGLVIATTQLPAIRMDEYDWAEVTEVVPKLGAFVKIGIGLEMLVSVDDLPLFETVWPKAGDKLFVTLGKDQKGRLLALPATEGIIAREVELAPDELLNQPISGHVYHTNREGSAFLSKDDYRGFIHHTERKEEPRLGEYVHGRVIVVKDDGTLNVSLRPLKKDSMEEDAAAILAHLEENGGEIPFNDKSDPEDIRETFNISKAAFKRALGKLMKEGKIEQHNGNTHIKK, encoded by the coding sequence ATGACTCATTTACCACTTGGAACGATTCAAACAATGACGGTATTACGTAAAATTGACACAGGCTATGTGTTGAAAAAAGGTATGGAGGAAGCGCTGCTCCATCATAATGAAACGGAGCATGAATTGGAGGTCGATCAGGACGTAGACGTCTTCTTATACAATGATAAAAAAGGCCTCGTTATAGCAACCACCCAATTACCAGCTATTAGAATGGATGAATACGATTGGGCAGAGGTTACCGAAGTCGTTCCAAAATTAGGAGCCTTTGTCAAAATTGGCATTGGGTTGGAGATGCTTGTATCCGTAGATGACCTGCCGTTATTTGAAACAGTTTGGCCAAAAGCAGGAGACAAGCTATTCGTCACACTGGGAAAAGATCAAAAAGGGCGTTTGCTTGCTCTCCCGGCAACGGAAGGAATTATTGCAAGAGAAGTTGAACTTGCACCAGATGAATTGCTGAACCAACCTATTAGCGGCCATGTTTATCATACGAACAGAGAAGGTTCCGCCTTTTTATCAAAAGATGATTATCGCGGTTTCATCCATCATACCGAACGAAAAGAGGAACCACGGCTTGGAGAGTATGTACATGGACGTGTGATCGTAGTGAAAGACGATGGAACACTGAATGTTTCACTTAGACCACTTAAAAAGGACAGCATGGAGGAAGATGCTGCCGCTATCCTAGCCCACCTCGAGGAAAATGGCGGGGAAATCCCGTTCAACGACAAAAGTGATCCAGAAGATATTCGCGAAACATTTAACATCAGTAAAGCAGCTTTCAAACGCGCGCTCGGAAAGCTGATGAAAGAAGGAAAAATCGAACAGCATAATGGAAATACGCACATAAAAAAATAA
- a CDS encoding class I adenylate-forming enzyme family protein, with product MNIPNLLASQSRKFPNHEGIITPSERITYMEWDRTVNQLADSLLKRGVTKGDKVILHMPNTKEFLYTYFAVQRIGALIVPINAKLVHQEIMYILNHSDAKVFITHDLLFEQVKGMPKTGDLLYVKTGEVDGDWLSFEKLITEGSPAEIRCELTEDDEASLLYTSGTTGAPKGVVFTYRSILTVATMICIEMSMKPESRVLHMMPLSHSAQLHLFMIAGTYVGATHVLVPTFTPDLLLETVEKEKTTHFFGAPVAYLGSAKHPKIRTHDLTSMEYWVYGGAPLGEQEVLFIKEKFSTDRLMCVYGLTEAGPNGTLLGFDDQDKKAGSIGKRPALNCEIRLVNEDEEDVSQGEVGEIILRGEGNMKGYYKDPEKTQESLRGDWLYTGDMAKQDEDGFYWVVDRKKDVIISGGVNIFPQEIENILNNHPQISDVAIVGVPNPDWGETVKAYVVMEGEIENLADTCREFLKGKVADFKIPRIYEQLEALPRNATGKLLKNQLRERVEQ from the coding sequence ATGAATATACCTAATTTGCTTGCAAGCCAGTCGAGAAAATTTCCAAATCATGAAGGGATCATAACCCCTTCGGAGCGTATTACGTACATGGAATGGGATAGGACAGTCAATCAATTGGCAGATAGTTTACTGAAGCGTGGTGTTACGAAAGGGGATAAAGTGATCCTCCATATGCCGAATACGAAGGAATTTTTATATACGTATTTTGCCGTTCAGCGCATAGGAGCACTGATTGTTCCGATTAATGCTAAGCTTGTTCATCAGGAAATAATGTATATTTTAAATCACAGTGACGCCAAGGTGTTTATTACACATGATTTATTATTTGAACAGGTGAAAGGGATGCCGAAAACTGGTGATCTCCTATATGTGAAAACTGGAGAGGTTGATGGTGACTGGCTTTCGTTTGAAAAATTAATAACGGAAGGATCGCCAGCTGAAATCCGCTGTGAATTAACAGAGGATGATGAGGCCTCCTTACTGTATACATCTGGAACAACTGGTGCTCCAAAGGGTGTTGTCTTCACGTATCGGAGTATTTTAACCGTAGCAACGATGATTTGTATTGAAATGTCAATGAAGCCGGAGAGCAGGGTGCTGCATATGATGCCGCTTAGTCATTCAGCGCAATTGCATTTATTCATGATTGCAGGGACATATGTTGGCGCGACACACGTACTTGTGCCGACATTTACACCTGATTTACTACTGGAAACTGTCGAAAAGGAAAAAACAACACATTTTTTTGGTGCACCTGTCGCCTATCTTGGCAGTGCCAAGCATCCGAAGATCAGAACGCACGATTTAACCTCAATGGAATATTGGGTATATGGCGGTGCGCCTCTGGGAGAACAGGAAGTACTATTTATAAAAGAAAAATTTTCAACCGATAGACTAATGTGTGTATATGGACTGACAGAAGCTGGACCAAATGGCACATTATTAGGCTTTGATGATCAGGATAAGAAGGCGGGAAGTATCGGAAAACGCCCAGCACTGAATTGTGAAATTAGGTTGGTGAATGAAGACGAGGAAGATGTAAGTCAAGGCGAGGTTGGAGAAATTATTCTGCGTGGGGAGGGGAATATGAAAGGTTATTATAAGGATCCAGAAAAAACGCAGGAATCGCTTCGGGGAGATTGGTTGTATACAGGTGATATGGCGAAGCAGGATGAAGACGGATTTTACTGGGTGGTCGACCGAAAAAAGGATGTAATCATATCTGGTGGTGTAAATATTTTTCCACAAGAAATTGAGAATATATTAAACAACCATCCGCAGATTAGCGATGTGGCTATTGTTGGTGTTCCTAATCCGGACTGGGGTGAAACAGTGAAAGCATATGTGGTAATGGAGGGTGAAATAGAGAATTTAGCAGACACATGCAGGGAGTTTTTAAAAGGCAAGGTAGCAGATTTCAAGATTCCTAGGATTTACGAACAATTGGAAGCGCTTCCTAGGAATGCAACAGGAAAATTACTAAAAAATCAGCTGCGTGAGCGTGTCGAACAATAA
- a CDS encoding CHY zinc finger protein: MEIHGKQVKGAMDGETRCGHYHQANDRIAIKFYCCQEYFPCYQCHEAYGCGVIQVWPRERFDQQAILCGGCGTELTINDYLASGNSCPSCGVSFNPGCALHYHLYFEKS, encoded by the coding sequence ATGGAGATTCATGGTAAGCAAGTTAAAGGTGCAATGGACGGGGAGACACGTTGCGGGCATTATCATCAGGCAAATGATCGGATTGCCATTAAATTTTATTGTTGCCAGGAATATTTTCCGTGTTATCAATGCCATGAGGCGTATGGCTGTGGAGTCATTCAGGTCTGGCCCCGTGAGAGATTTGATCAGCAGGCGATCTTATGTGGGGGATGTGGAACGGAACTGACGATCAATGATTATTTAGCGAGCGGTAATAGTTGTCCTTCCTGCGGGGTATCATTTAATCCCGGTTGCGCACTGCATTATCATTTATATTTTGAAAAAAGTTAA
- a CDS encoding SDR family oxidoreductase, translating into MDLDLKGKSVVITAASKGLGKAVATEFAHEGAHVLISSRNADTLQQTVKEIKQETGNENVDYATCDMKDAQEIKGLVEKAVEWNGTVDVLINNAGGPPAGKFIDMEDEDWYHAFELNLLSFIRSTREVIPYMKEQKRGHIVNLASSSIKQTLDNLALSNTMRPGIVGMAKSLSQEVGEDNILVNTVGPGTIETDRIMELNQVSADKSDSSPEAIKQEAEQAIPMNRYGQPHEFAKAIVFLASGANTYITGQSLIVDGGLVKAL; encoded by the coding sequence ATGGATCTTGATTTAAAAGGTAAGTCAGTAGTTATTACAGCTGCCAGCAAAGGGCTTGGCAAAGCAGTCGCGACAGAATTTGCACATGAAGGAGCACATGTCTTAATTAGCAGCCGTAATGCGGATACCTTACAGCAAACGGTGAAAGAGATAAAACAAGAAACAGGGAATGAGAATGTTGATTATGCAACATGCGATATGAAAGATGCGCAGGAAATTAAGGGATTGGTAGAAAAAGCCGTAGAATGGAATGGAACGGTTGACGTACTAATTAACAATGCTGGTGGACCACCGGCAGGAAAATTTATCGATATGGAAGATGAGGATTGGTATCATGCATTTGAGTTAAACTTGCTTAGTTTTATTCGGTCAACGCGAGAAGTTATTCCATATATGAAAGAACAAAAACGAGGACATATTGTCAATCTTGCTTCATCTTCCATTAAACAGACACTAGATAACTTAGCCCTTTCTAATACGATGCGCCCAGGAATCGTTGGAATGGCGAAATCATTATCACAGGAAGTAGGCGAAGACAATATCTTGGTTAATACGGTTGGTCCGGGAACAATTGAAACAGATCGAATCATGGAATTGAACCAGGTCAGTGCAGATAAAAGCGATTCGTCTCCTGAAGCTATTAAACAAGAGGCGGAACAAGCAATCCCAATGAACCGCTACGGGCAGCCTCATGAATTTGCTAAAGCAATTGTATTTTTAGCATCTGGTGCGAATACCTATATAACAGGCCAATCGCTGATCGTTGATGGAGGGCTTGTCAAAGCTTTGTAG
- a CDS encoding MerR family transcriptional regulator: MDKKETYSISELASHFAVSTRTIRYYEEIGLLNPVRSEGGQRIFTKKEKIRLKLVFRGKKYGFSLEEIREMIKLFDQDPSGKQQLERTIEYGQQKMREVTHRIDDLVLIRSEMEWLIEDFQTKLKELECENE, translated from the coding sequence ATGGATAAAAAGGAGACCTATTCGATATCAGAGCTTGCATCACATTTTGCTGTTTCTACACGAACGATCCGTTATTATGAGGAGATTGGTTTACTGAATCCAGTGCGTAGTGAGGGTGGGCAGCGGATTTTTACCAAAAAAGAGAAGATTCGTCTCAAGCTAGTATTTCGTGGGAAAAAATATGGTTTCAGTTTAGAAGAAATACGGGAAATGATTAAGCTATTTGATCAGGATCCATCGGGAAAACAACAGCTTGAACGAACCATCGAATATGGCCAGCAAAAGATGAGAGAGGTGACGCATCGGATTGATGATTTAGTCCTGATTCGTTCAGAGATGGAATGGCTGATCGAGGATTTTCAAACCAAATTAAAAGAATTGGAGTGTGAAAATGAATGA
- the ytaF gene encoding sporulation membrane protein YtaF, whose amino-acid sequence MLFYTGLLFLVIAVSLDGFGVGVTYGMRRIRVPLIALLIIMLCSGIMVLVAMTIGNIISSFISPNIAEMLGGFILISIGCFSLYNISRPRREAEVESSSTEKRQNTISTVLTTPDKADLDRSGTISANEAVLLGSALALDAFGAGIGAAMLGYSPILTAVLIALMSGSFVFCGIKTGIFLSKNRYLKRMTYIPPLLLIALGIFNIVS is encoded by the coding sequence ATGCTTTTTTATACAGGGTTATTATTCTTAGTAATTGCTGTTAGCCTCGATGGGTTCGGGGTCGGTGTTACGTACGGAATGCGAAGAATACGAGTTCCACTTATTGCCTTGTTAATCATTATGCTATGTTCTGGTATTATGGTTTTAGTAGCAATGACAATCGGAAATATAATTAGTTCATTTATTTCACCTAATATAGCAGAAATGCTTGGGGGATTTATCTTAATTTCAATAGGTTGTTTTTCTTTATATAACATTAGTAGACCAAGACGTGAAGCGGAGGTGGAATCTAGTTCAACCGAGAAAAGACAGAACACTATCTCAACCGTTCTTACGACACCAGACAAAGCTGACTTGGACCGTTCTGGAACCATTTCAGCCAATGAAGCGGTATTACTTGGTTCTGCACTTGCGCTAGATGCTTTTGGTGCTGGTATTGGAGCAGCAATGCTTGGATATTCACCAATTTTAACCGCAGTTCTTATCGCTTTGATGAGTGGATCATTTGTATTTTGTGGCATTAAAACAGGTATATTTTTATCCAAAAATAGATACCTGAAACGCATGACTTATATCCCACCACTCTTGTTAATAGCCCTTGGGATTTTTAATATTGTATCGTGA
- a CDS encoding DNA topoisomerase III — MSKTVVLAEKPSVGRDIARVLKCNQKGNGYMEGSNYIVTWALGHLVTLADPETYDEKYKTWKLEDLPMLPDELNLVVIKKTGKQFNSVKTQLNRKDVSEVVIATDAGREGELVARWILKKARNHKPVKRLWISSVTDKAIRDGFNKLKPGKQYENLYASAVARSEADWYVGLNATRALTTKFNAQLSTGRVQTPTLAMIAKREKEIKEFKPQKFYGIQAKTDKGFTLTWQDAKNNSRIFSRDRADTLLQQLKSKPAKVVDVNKSYKKKHAPQLYDLTELQRDANRIFNYSAKQTLSIMQKLYEQHKVLTYPRSDSRVISSDIVPTLKDRVKACGVDQYAKAATMIMKKDIKKLPKSVVDDAKVSDHHAIIPTEQHVILNDLDDKERKIYDLVVKRFLAVLSDPYEYEQTQITAQVDNERFVAKGKIVKKQGWKEIYNNRYQDDDDRDDQRLPVVEKGDVFSNLRVSMTNGETKPPERFTEGGLLQAMENPARYMSSDEKHLAGSLNQSGGLGTVATRADIIEKLFNSMSMEMKGKHIFLTSKGRQLLDLVPEDLRSPALTAEWEEKLGQIAEGKLDKKRFISEMKTYADEVVKEIKNSDDNFKHDNMTGTKCPNCGKHMLEINNKKGRMLVCQDRSCGHKKNIAKQTNARCPNCHKRLELRGEGEGQMFMCKCGHREKLSTFEKRKKQEQKHKVSKGDVKKYLNKQDDGFKNNAMAEQLAKLKNK, encoded by the coding sequence ATGAGTAAAACAGTAGTATTAGCAGAAAAGCCTTCCGTTGGGCGTGATATTGCCCGAGTCCTAAAATGTAATCAAAAAGGCAATGGGTATATGGAAGGATCAAACTATATTGTGACATGGGCGCTCGGTCATTTAGTTACATTGGCAGACCCTGAGACATATGATGAAAAATACAAAACATGGAAATTGGAAGACTTGCCAATGTTGCCAGACGAATTAAATTTAGTCGTGATTAAGAAGACAGGAAAGCAGTTTAATTCGGTGAAAACACAACTTAATCGTAAAGATGTGAGCGAGGTTGTCATTGCGACAGATGCAGGCCGTGAAGGGGAGCTAGTTGCACGTTGGATTTTAAAAAAAGCTCGTAATCATAAGCCGGTGAAACGTTTATGGATTTCATCCGTTACCGATAAAGCGATCCGAGATGGATTTAATAAGCTTAAGCCTGGTAAGCAATACGAAAATTTATATGCCTCTGCGGTCGCTCGTTCAGAAGCGGATTGGTATGTTGGGTTAAATGCAACCCGCGCACTGACAACGAAATTCAATGCACAGCTGTCAACTGGTCGCGTACAGACACCAACTCTAGCCATGATTGCGAAGCGGGAGAAGGAAATCAAGGAATTTAAACCCCAGAAATTTTACGGAATTCAAGCGAAGACAGATAAAGGCTTTACCTTAACATGGCAGGATGCGAAAAATAATAGCCGTATATTCTCGAGAGACCGGGCAGATACTCTGCTTCAGCAGTTAAAAAGTAAACCTGCTAAAGTCGTCGATGTAAATAAATCGTACAAAAAGAAACATGCACCGCAGCTCTATGATTTAACAGAATTACAACGGGATGCGAACCGGATTTTCAATTATTCGGCAAAACAAACGTTATCTATCATGCAAAAGCTTTATGAACAGCATAAAGTATTGACCTATCCGCGTAGTGATTCGCGGGTGATTTCATCCGACATTGTTCCAACATTGAAAGACCGCGTGAAGGCGTGTGGGGTAGATCAGTATGCAAAAGCTGCAACGATGATTATGAAAAAAGATATAAAAAAATTGCCAAAATCTGTGGTGGATGATGCTAAAGTTTCAGACCACCATGCCATCATCCCAACAGAGCAGCATGTTATTTTAAATGACTTAGATGATAAAGAAAGGAAAATTTACGATCTTGTTGTGAAACGATTTCTTGCTGTATTATCGGATCCGTATGAATATGAACAGACCCAAATTACGGCTCAAGTCGATAATGAACGCTTTGTAGCGAAAGGGAAAATTGTGAAAAAGCAGGGTTGGAAGGAAATCTATAATAATCGTTATCAAGATGATGATGATCGTGATGATCAGCGGCTACCAGTTGTGGAGAAAGGCGACGTGTTTTCGAATTTGCGTGTGTCCATGACGAATGGAGAAACCAAACCACCAGAACGTTTTACAGAAGGTGGGTTATTGCAAGCGATGGAAAATCCAGCACGCTATATGAGTTCGGATGAGAAGCATTTAGCTGGTAGCCTCAATCAATCTGGAGGACTTGGAACAGTTGCCACACGAGCTGATATTATCGAGAAGCTTTTCAATAGCATGTCCATGGAAATGAAAGGGAAGCATATTTTCTTAACGTCAAAAGGACGTCAACTACTGGATTTGGTTCCAGAAGATTTGCGGTCCCCAGCTTTAACAGCAGAATGGGAAGAAAAACTTGGCCAGATTGCAGAAGGTAAGCTGGATAAAAAACGTTTTATATCCGAAATGAAGACGTATGCAGATGAAGTCGTTAAGGAAATAAAAAATAGTGATGATAACTTCAAACATGATAACATGACGGGGACCAAGTGTCCGAATTGTGGCAAGCACATGTTGGAAATCAATAATAAAAAAGGGCGCATGCTTGTTTGTCAGGATCGTTCTTGCGGACATAAAAAGAATATTGCCAAACAAACGAATGCACGTTGTCCGAACTGTCATAAGCGTCTGGAATTGCGTGGTGAAGGGGAAGGGCAAATGTTCATGTGCAAATGTGGACATCGAGAAAAGCTCTCCACCTTTGAAAAACGCAAGAAACAGGAGCAAAAGCATAAAGTTTCAAAAGGGGATGTAAAGAAATACTTGAACAAGCAGGATGATGGTTTTAAGAATAATGCAATGGCTGAGCAACTGGCGAAATTGAAAAATAAGTAA
- a CDS encoding SDR family NAD(P)-dependent oxidoreductase, with product MYFDLTGKVAFVVGTAQGMGEGVLRRFVGAGAYVIGTDIKAELGQEVADSLPGKCEFHQLDVTDEMAVKSIMENVKEKHGRIDILVNCAGTITPEIPVEDLEMKDVRKVMDVNYFGTFHTIKYALPIMPDKSAIVNTSSLGDIAAMPGYGAYGPSKAAITNLTKTVAMEQAHRGLRCNCISPGSMNTPMLYAEGVETEVKVAKYAWPLGRFMEPEEAVAIIHALSADDCLYLTGQNIIIDGGYMAGTSPAGLAKWAE from the coding sequence ATGTATTTTGATTTAACTGGTAAAGTTGCTTTTGTAGTAGGTACTGCCCAAGGTATGGGTGAAGGTGTATTGCGCCGTTTCGTCGGAGCTGGCGCCTATGTAATCGGTACAGACATCAAGGCAGAACTTGGACAGGAAGTTGCCGACAGTCTTCCTGGAAAATGCGAATTTCATCAGCTTGATGTCACTGACGAGATGGCCGTAAAGTCGATTATGGAGAACGTCAAAGAAAAACACGGGCGCATTGATATTTTGGTTAACTGTGCGGGCACTATAACTCCTGAAATTCCTGTAGAGGATTTGGAAATGAAAGATGTACGCAAAGTAATGGATGTCAATTACTTCGGAACATTCCATACTATTAAATATGCATTGCCGATTATGCCGGATAAATCAGCCATCGTTAACACCAGCTCACTTGGTGATATCGCGGCCATGCCGGGATATGGTGCTTATGGACCATCTAAAGCAGCCATCACCAATTTGACCAAGACTGTAGCTATGGAACAAGCTCATCGTGGACTACGCTGCAATTGTATCTCCCCAGGCTCTATGAATACGCCGATGCTTTACGCAGAAGGTGTTGAGACTGAGGTTAAGGTTGCAAAATACGCTTGGCCTTTAGGACGATTCATGGAGCCAGAAGAGGCTGTCGCTATTATTCATGCTTTGTCTGCGGATGACTGTTTGTACCTCACTGGCCAAAACATTATTATTGACGGTGGTTACATGGCTGGTACAAGTCCTGCTGGATTGGCGAAGTGGGCTGAATAA